One Capsicum annuum cultivar UCD-10X-F1 chromosome 2, UCD10Xv1.1, whole genome shotgun sequence genomic window carries:
- the LOC107859930 gene encoding homeobox-leucine zipper protein ATHB-40 → MNHHQVAEDEMVLINQYYPGIYTQLAPQQGESKPRRRRKKNKLGEGSGSDQAMMMRKRKLSEEQVNLLEQSFGDEHKLESERKDKLAAELGLDPRQVAVWFQNRRARWKSKKLEEEYSKLKSEHDNNVVDKCRLETEVLKLKEQLSEAEKEIQRLLFERCDGVSSNTSPSASSFSMEAAMEPPYLGEFGMEGMDDMFYGQENNYVQGLDWVNLYI, encoded by the exons ATGAACCATCATCAGGTTGCAGAAGATGAGATGGTACTCATTAACCAGTACTATCCTGGTATTTACACCCAGCTTGCACCACAACAAG GAGAGTCAAAGCCAAGGCGAAGACGTAAGAAGAACAAATTAGGAGAAGGGAGCGGGAGTGATCAGGCAATGATGATGAGGAAAAGAAAGCTAAGTGAAGAACAAGTTAATCTACTTGAGCAAAGTTTTGGGGACGAGCACAAACTGGAGTCAGAGAGGAAGGATAAGTTAGCCGCCGAGCTAGGGCTCGACCCACGCCAAGTTGCGGTGTGGTTCCAAAACAGGAGGGCTCGTTGGAAGAGTAAGAAGCTTGAAGAGGAATACTCCAAGCTGAAATCTGAGCATGATAACAATGTTGTGGACAAGTGTCGTCTTGAAACTGAg GTGTTGAAGCTGAAGGAACAGTTGTCCGAAGCAGAGAAGGAGATACAAAGGCTGCTATTTGAGAGGTGTGATGGAGTATCAAGCAACACAAGTCCAAgtgcttcatctttttcaatggAAGCTGCAATGGAACCACCATATCTAGGGGAGTTTGGAATGGAGGGAATGGATGATATGTTCTATGGACAAGAGAACAATTATGTTCAGGGATTAGACTGGGTTAACCTATATATTTGA